In a single window of the Gossypium hirsutum isolate 1008001.06 chromosome D02, Gossypium_hirsutum_v2.1, whole genome shotgun sequence genome:
- the LOC107907969 gene encoding uncharacterized protein — METGHVFVEDVKDAIVANCQKVRSMNVEVYSRCNETFRVTETISCRPGISTRSYEVDLRNKRCNCWRFQTLHYSCADVMAACAKFLLNVKQFIDEVYTLEHTLHVWKNEFPILPDFLTWEVSPTNFELVPDKGLRKNLKGYPQSSRIHNEIDIREKFDGKMCGVCRLTGYNRSKCLYRNYHIE; from the coding sequence atggaGACGGGACATGTGTTTGTCGAAGATGTCAAGGATGCAATAGTTGCAAACTGTCAGAAGGtgaggtcgatgaatgtagaagtatattcacgatGTAATGAAACGTTTCGAGTTACAGAGACCATCAGTTGTCGACCCGGTATCTCAACTAGGTCCTACGAAGTTGATCTCCGAAACAAACGGTGCAATTGCTGGAGGTTTCAGACGCTTCATTATTCATGTGCAGATGTCATGGCAGCTTGTGCTAAATTCTTGCTCAATGTTAAACAATTTATCGATGAGGTGTACACCCTCGAGCACACGTTGCATGTCTGGAAGAACGAGTTCCCTATCCTGCCTGACTTTTTGACATGGGAGGTGTCTCCGACGAATTTCGAGCTTGTCCCAGACAAAGGGTTGCGTAAGAATCTGAAAGGTTATCCGCAATCATCCAGAATCCATAATGAAATagacattagggagaaattcgATGGAAAGATGTGTGGCGTATGCAGATTAACCGGTTATAATCGAAGTAAATGCTTGTACCGAAACTACCATATTGAATAA
- the LOC107910168 gene encoding protein BRASSINAZOLE-RESISTANT 1, whose amino-acid sequence MTSDGATSTPAPRRKPSWRERENNRRRERRRRAIAAKIYTGLRAQGNYNLPKHCDNNEVLKALCSEAGWVVEDDGTTYRKGCKPPPIDIGGSSSKITPFSSQNPSPLSSAFPSPIPSCQVSPSSSSYPSPTRFDANNPSTLLPFLRNAIPSSLPPLRISNSAPVTPPLSSPTSRNPKPLPNWETIAKESMASFNYPFYAVSAPASPTHRHFHAPATIPECDESDTSTVESGQWISFQKFAPSTSQVPTSPTFFKLVKHLPPQNLHNDLGVKDKGRGAEFEFESGHLKPWEGERIHDIGMDDLELTLGSGKPQC is encoded by the exons atgacATCGGATGGGGCGACGTCGACGCCGGCTCCAAGGAGGAAACCGTCGTGGAGGGAGAGGGAGAATAACAGGAGGAGAGAAAGGAGGAGAAGAGCCATTGCTGCTAAGATTTATACTGGCCTTAGAGCTCAAGGGAACTACAATTTGCCCAAGCACTGTGATAACAATGAGGTCCTCAAAGCTCTTTGTTCGGAGGCTGGTTGGGTCGTAGAAGATGATGGCACCACTTATCGCAAG GGATGTAAGCCACCTCCAATAGATAtaggtggaagttcaagtaagaTTACCCCATTTTCATCCCAAAATCCAAGTCCATTATCATCTGCATTTCCAAGTCCAATTCCTTCATGTCAAGTCAGCCCTTCCTCCTCTTCCTACCCTAGTCCCACTAGGTTTGATGCTAATAACCCCTCTACTCTCCTTCCCTTCCTTCGAAACGCCATTCCTTCATCTCTGCCTCCACTCAGAATCTCAAACAGTGCCCCTGTTACACCCCCACTTTCATCTCCTACCTCAAGAAATCCTAAGCCCCTTCCCAACTGGGAAACCATTGCAAAGGAATCCATGGCCTCTTTTAACTACCCTTTTTATGCTGTTTCTGCCCCAGCTAGTCCTACCCACCGTCATTTTCATGCCCCGGCTACTATACCGGAATGTGATGAATCCGATACATCTACGGTTGAATCTGGACAATGGATAAGCTTTCAAAAGTTTGCACCTTCTACATCTCAAGTGCCGACTTCTCCAACTTTTTTTAAACTTGTGAAACATTTGCCTCCCCAAAATTTGCACAATGATTTGGGCGTAAAAGATAAAGGAAGAGGTGCAGAGTTTGAGTTTGAGAGTGGACATCTGAAACCATGGGAAGGAGAGAGGATTCATGACATAGGAATGGATGATCTGGAGCTCACGCTCGGAAGCGGAAAGCCTCAGTGTTAA